A DNA window from Bos javanicus breed banteng chromosome 10, ARS-OSU_banteng_1.0, whole genome shotgun sequence contains the following coding sequences:
- the PLEKHG3 gene encoding pleckstrin homology domain-containing family G member 3 isoform X1, with product MGALLRKANLPGTPSPGSDARMPVSASLHQNGSQERPASLTSTTSSSGSSRDSRGAMEEPSGSEALAENGEGSPCGQHLPNSNNNSSGWRNMRGSLSPFSKRTRPVAPGDKFGYLGRVVREIVETERTYVRDLRSIVEDYLLKIIDTPGLLNPEQVSALFGNIESIYALNSQLLRDLDSCNSDPVAVASCFVERSQEFDIYTQYCNNYPNSVAALTECMQDKQQAKFFRDQQDLLQHSLPLGSYLLKPVQRILKYHLLLQEIAKHFDEEEDGFEVVEDAIDTMTCVAWYINDMKRRHEHAVRLQEIQSLLLNWTGPDLTTYGELVLEGTFRVHRVRSEKTFFLFDKALLVTKKRGGHFVYKSHIPCSSLMLIESTRESLCFTVTHYKHGKQQYNIQAKTVEEKRRWTHHIKRLILDNHHTTIPQKAKEAILEMDSYYPNRYRHSPERLKKGSQDDVSAHVHQGRRQSEPTRRLFRQLSEKARATRVKHAGSVGTLLDFGQPPCARGLQLEAEGAAQEEKEEVMEEEEEEQAFQVSLEDLAGHKGSEKGARPEPSGSEEEEEEEEESLAVAEQVADFASSLLAALHCWHYRANALLFSRGAMGKERRESEEPKSCGRTRSLSPTPEEKCLNFESVTSLPEVEPDTESGTEQEVFASVEGPSAEEIPSDTEAPEVLEMQLDPHQLLLGLEPPDDMAEFMVAESTEDPKALSSEDDEEEVGASQEPESLLPPSVLDQASVIAELFVSSVSRRSSLALEDGKSSGFGTPRLTSRSSSMVSLDDGEKGPAPRGGSTDSLGSQLLPEVDLSIGMAAESEPSVNGTEAPGPGCPAEPDRSSCPKESKLSSQDRQLLDRIKRYYENAEHQDAGFSVRRRESLSFIPKGLVRNSVSRINSLRKPDPEPQAPLGRKRQVGSRVALFDCPGPGQAGAGDPAPITDAEFRPSSEMVKIWEGMEAPKGSPPKGPGQGQANGFDLHEPLFILEEHELAAITEESAAASPDSASPTEPRSPTHLARELKELVRELSSDAQGKLVTPLHPHILQLSHVMDSHVSERVKNKVYQLARQYSLRIKSRSVTARPPLHWEKVASTVPMVQEEVGAPSGGTGVSKLGPPLSNHKQSVVQERRLPRPGSSREMSPQRVSFSSSATSPRTTPPGAWHGPRSPFDTETFNWPDVRELCSKYASLDEVLQTKGGWPSKVPVNRSRSLPENMREPQLAPSGRLGRCGSLKARRAPVSPEAAQPQPLGESPPSEPDRGEALHVTADLTLEDNRRMIVMEKGPLPGPAAGLEAASGQGLGSAAAQMGKDQELQESAEYRPKEEGPRDPADRSQQGRVRDLREKFQALNSTG from the exons AACCTCCCTGGAACGCCCTCGCCAGGCAGCGATGCCAGGATGCCCgtctctgcctccctccaccaGAACGGCAGCCAGGAGCGGCCGGCGAGCCTGACCTCCACGACCTCCTCGTCGGGCTCCTCTCGCGACAGTCGCGGGGCCATGGAGGAGCCCAGCGGCTCCGAGGCTTTGGCTGAGAATGGGGAGGGCTCCCCGTGTGGCCAGCATCTccccaacagcaacaacaactccAGCGGCTGGCGGAACATGCGGGGGTCCCTGTCGCCCTTCAGCAAACGCACGCGGCCGGTGGCGCCTGGGGACAAGTTCGGCTACCTGGGCCGGGTGGTGCGGGAAATCGTGGAAACGGAGCGCACGTACGTGCGGGACCTGCGTAGCATCGTGGAG GACTACCTCTTGAAGATCATTGACACGCCAGGGCTGCTGAACCCAGAGCAAGTCAGCGCCCTCTTTGGGAACATAGAAAGCATCTATGCACTGAACAG CCAGCTACTCAGAGACCTGGACAGCTGCAACAGTGACCCCGTGGCCGTGGCCAGCTGCTTTGTGGAAAGG AGCCAAGAGTTTGATATCTACACTCAGTACTGCAACAACTACCCCAA CTCGGTGGCTGCCCTGACCGAGTGCATGCAAGACAAGCAGCAGGCCAAGTTCTTCCGAGACCAGCAGGACTTGCTGCAGCATTCGCTGCCCTTGGGCTCCTATCTCCTCAAGCCGGTCCAGCGCATCCTCAAGTACCACCTGCTGCTCCAG GAGATCGCTAAGCATTTTGATGAGGAAGAGGACGGCTTTGAGGTGGTGGAGGATGCCATTGACACCATGACATGCGTGGCCTGGTACATCAACGACATGAAGAGGAGGCACGAACATGCGGTCCGGCTCCAG GAGATTCAGTCTCTGCTCCTCAACTGGACGGGGCCAGACCTGACCACCTACGGGGAGCTCGTCCTGGAGGGCACGTTCCGCGTGCACCGTGTGCGCAGCGAGAAGACCTTCTTCCTCTTCGACAAAGCGCTGCTCGTCACCAAGAAGCGGGGCGGCCACTTTGTCTACAAGAGCCACATCCCG tgTTCCTCCCTGATGCTGATCGAAAGCACCCGAGAGTCCCTGTGCTTCACCGTCACGCATTACAAGCACGGCAAGCAGCAATACAACATCCAG GCCAAAACGGTGGAGGAGAAACGAAGGTGGACTCAccacatcaagaggctcattCTGGACAACCACCATACCACCATCCCCCAGAAG GCCAAAGAAGCCATCTTGGAAATGGATTCCTATT ATCCCAATCGGTACCGCCACAGCCCAGAGCGCCTGAAGAAGGGCTCCCAGGACGACGTGTCCGCCCACGTGCACCAGGGGCGCCGGCAGTCTG AGCCGACCAGACGTCTATTCAGGCAACTCAGTGAGAAAG CCAGAGCCACAAGAGTGAAG CACGCGGGCAGTGTTGGCACGCTCCTGGACTTTGGACAGCCCCCCTGTGCTCGGGGCCTGCAGCTGGAGGCCGAAGGGGCTgcccaggaagagaaggaggaggtgatggaggaggaggaggaggagcaggcctTTCAGGTCTCTCTGGAGGACCTGGCTGGGCACAAAGGCAGCGAGAAGGGGGCCAGGCCAGAGCCCTCAGgctcggaggaggaggaggaggaggaggaggagagcctggcagTGGCGGAGCAGGTAGCCGACTTTGCCAGCTCCCTGCTGGCCGCCCTCCACTGCTGGCACTATCGGGCCAACGCTTTACTTTTCTCCCGGGGCGCTATG GGGAAGGAACGCAGGGAGTCTGAAGAACCCAAGAGCTGCGGGAGGACCAGGAGCCTGTCTCCAACTCCTGAGGAAAAGTGCCTGAACTTTGAGTCTGTTACTTCCCTGCCAGAG GTTGAGCCAGACACCGAGTCTGGGACCGAGCAGGAGGTGTTTGCTTCCGTGGAAGGTCCTAGCGCCGAAGAGATACCCTCAGACACAGAGGCCCCCGAGGTCCTCGAAATGCAACTTGAcccccaccagctgctgctggggCTGGAACCCCCCGATGACATGGCAGAGTTCATGGTTGCCGAGAGCACCGAGGACCCGAAGGCCCTGAGCAGCGAGGACGacgaggaggaggtgggggcctCCCAGGAGCCTGAgagcctcctgcctccctctgtgCTGGACCAGGCCAGCGTCATTGCCGAGTTGTTCGTCAGCAGCGTCTCTCGGCGGAGCAGCCTGGCCCTGGAGGACGGCAAGTCCAGTGGCTTCGGGACCCCAAGGCTGACCAGCCGGAGCAGCAGTATGGTCAGCCTAGACGATGGTGAGAAGGGCCCAGCCCCACGTGGTGGCAGCACAGACTCCCTGGGCTCTCAGCTCCTTCCAGAAGTGGACCTCAGCATTGGGATGGCCGCAGAGAGCGAACCTTCTGTCAATGGGACAGAGGCCCCGGGCCCAGGCTGCCCAGCGGAGCCAGACAGGTCTTCTTGCCCAAAGGAATCGAAGCTTTCCTCTCAAGACCGGCAGTTGCTGGACAGAATCAAGAGGTACTACGAAAATGCAGAGCACCAAGATGCAGGCTTTAGTGTCCGGCGCCGGGAGAGCCTCTCCTTCATCCCCAAAGGGCTCGTGAGAAACTCGGTCTCCAGAATAAACAGCCTTCGCAAGCCAGACCCGGAGCCACAGGCTCCACTGGGGCGCAAGAGACAGGTGGGCTCACGGGTGGCCCTCTTTGACTGCCCAGGACCAGGCCAGGCTGGCGCTGGGGACCCAGCTCCTATCACAGATGCTGAGTTCCGCCCATCCTCGGAAATGGTAAAGATCTGGGAGGGAATGGAGGCTCCCAAGGGGAGCCCTCCGAAGGGGCCGGGCCAAGGCCAGGCCAACGGCTTTGACCTGCATGAGCCCCTGTTTATCCTGGAGGAGCATGAGCTGGCAGCCATCACTGAGGAGTCAGCGGCTGCCTCCCCAGATAGCGCCTCCCCCACCGAGCCCCGCAGCCCCACCCACCTGGCCCGGGAGCTGAAGGAGCTGGTGAGGGAACTGAGCAGTGATGCCCAGGGGAAGCTGGTGACCCCGCTGCACCCCCACATCCTGCAGCTCTCCCACGTGATGGATAGCCACGTGAGCGAGCGAGTCAAGAACAAGGTCTACCAGCTGGCTCGCCAGTACAGTCTCCGGATCAAGAGCAGATCAGTGACGGCCAGGCCTCCGCTGCACTGGGAGAAGGTGGCTTCCACCGTCCCCATGGTGCAGGAGGAGGTTGGCGCACCATCCGGCGGCACAG GTGTGAGCAAGCTGGGGCCACCTCTCTCCAACCACAAGCAGTCCGTGGTCCAGGAGCGCAGACTGCCCAGGCCTGGCTCTTCCAGGGAGATGTCGCCACAGCGTGTCTCCTTCAGCTCCTCGGCCACCAGCCCAAGGACCACCCCACCGGGAGCCTGGCATGGCCCTCGAAGCCCCTTTGACACTGAGACCTTCAACTGGCCTGACGTCCGAGAGCTCTGCTCCAAGTACGCCTCCCTGGACGAGGTGCTCCAGACCAAGGGCGGCTGGCCCAGCAAAGTGCCAGTCAACCGGAGCCGCTCGCTGCCGGAGAACATGAGGGAGCCACAGCTGGCTCCCTCCGGCAGGTTGGGCCGTTGCGGCAGCCTCAAGGCTAGGCGGGCCCCGGTGAGCCCAGAGGCggcccagccccagcctctgGGGGAGTCGCCCCCAAGCGAGCCCGACAGAGGGGAGGCCCTGCATGTCACCGCAGACCTCACGCTGGAGGACAACCGGCGGATGATTGTCATGGAGAAGGGGCCCCTGCCTGGCCCTGCCGCAGGGCTGGAGGCGGCCAGCGGGCAGGGACTGGGCTCTGCAGCCGCCCAGATGGGGAAGGACCAGGAGTTGCAGGAGTCTGCGGAGTATCGGCCTAAGGAAGAGGGTCCCAGGGACCCAGCGGACCGAAGCCAGCAGGGCAGAGTGCGGGACCTGAGGGAGAAATTCCAGGCCTTGAACTCCACAGGTTGA
- the PLEKHG3 gene encoding pleckstrin homology domain-containing family G member 3 isoform X2: MNLPGTPSPGSDARMPVSASLHQNGSQERPASLTSTTSSSGSSRDSRGAMEEPSGSEALAENGEGSPCGQHLPNSNNNSSGWRNMRGSLSPFSKRTRPVAPGDKFGYLGRVVREIVETERTYVRDLRSIVEDYLLKIIDTPGLLNPEQVSALFGNIESIYALNSQLLRDLDSCNSDPVAVASCFVERSQEFDIYTQYCNNYPNSVAALTECMQDKQQAKFFRDQQDLLQHSLPLGSYLLKPVQRILKYHLLLQEIAKHFDEEEDGFEVVEDAIDTMTCVAWYINDMKRRHEHAVRLQEIQSLLLNWTGPDLTTYGELVLEGTFRVHRVRSEKTFFLFDKALLVTKKRGGHFVYKSHIPCSSLMLIESTRESLCFTVTHYKHGKQQYNIQAKTVEEKRRWTHHIKRLILDNHHTTIPQKAKEAILEMDSYYPNRYRHSPERLKKGSQDDVSAHVHQGRRQSEPTRRLFRQLSEKARATRVKHAGSVGTLLDFGQPPCARGLQLEAEGAAQEEKEEVMEEEEEEQAFQVSLEDLAGHKGSEKGARPEPSGSEEEEEEEEESLAVAEQVADFASSLLAALHCWHYRANALLFSRGAMGKERRESEEPKSCGRTRSLSPTPEEKCLNFESVTSLPEVEPDTESGTEQEVFASVEGPSAEEIPSDTEAPEVLEMQLDPHQLLLGLEPPDDMAEFMVAESTEDPKALSSEDDEEEVGASQEPESLLPPSVLDQASVIAELFVSSVSRRSSLALEDGKSSGFGTPRLTSRSSSMVSLDDGEKGPAPRGGSTDSLGSQLLPEVDLSIGMAAESEPSVNGTEAPGPGCPAEPDRSSCPKESKLSSQDRQLLDRIKRYYENAEHQDAGFSVRRRESLSFIPKGLVRNSVSRINSLRKPDPEPQAPLGRKRQVGSRVALFDCPGPGQAGAGDPAPITDAEFRPSSEMVKIWEGMEAPKGSPPKGPGQGQANGFDLHEPLFILEEHELAAITEESAAASPDSASPTEPRSPTHLARELKELVRELSSDAQGKLVTPLHPHILQLSHVMDSHVSERVKNKVYQLARQYSLRIKSRSVTARPPLHWEKVASTVPMVQEEVGAPSGGTGVSKLGPPLSNHKQSVVQERRLPRPGSSREMSPQRVSFSSSATSPRTTPPGAWHGPRSPFDTETFNWPDVRELCSKYASLDEVLQTKGGWPSKVPVNRSRSLPENMREPQLAPSGRLGRCGSLKARRAPVSPEAAQPQPLGESPPSEPDRGEALHVTADLTLEDNRRMIVMEKGPLPGPAAGLEAASGQGLGSAAAQMGKDQELQESAEYRPKEEGPRDPADRSQQGRVRDLREKFQALNSTG, encoded by the exons AACCTCCCTGGAACGCCCTCGCCAGGCAGCGATGCCAGGATGCCCgtctctgcctccctccaccaGAACGGCAGCCAGGAGCGGCCGGCGAGCCTGACCTCCACGACCTCCTCGTCGGGCTCCTCTCGCGACAGTCGCGGGGCCATGGAGGAGCCCAGCGGCTCCGAGGCTTTGGCTGAGAATGGGGAGGGCTCCCCGTGTGGCCAGCATCTccccaacagcaacaacaactccAGCGGCTGGCGGAACATGCGGGGGTCCCTGTCGCCCTTCAGCAAACGCACGCGGCCGGTGGCGCCTGGGGACAAGTTCGGCTACCTGGGCCGGGTGGTGCGGGAAATCGTGGAAACGGAGCGCACGTACGTGCGGGACCTGCGTAGCATCGTGGAG GACTACCTCTTGAAGATCATTGACACGCCAGGGCTGCTGAACCCAGAGCAAGTCAGCGCCCTCTTTGGGAACATAGAAAGCATCTATGCACTGAACAG CCAGCTACTCAGAGACCTGGACAGCTGCAACAGTGACCCCGTGGCCGTGGCCAGCTGCTTTGTGGAAAGG AGCCAAGAGTTTGATATCTACACTCAGTACTGCAACAACTACCCCAA CTCGGTGGCTGCCCTGACCGAGTGCATGCAAGACAAGCAGCAGGCCAAGTTCTTCCGAGACCAGCAGGACTTGCTGCAGCATTCGCTGCCCTTGGGCTCCTATCTCCTCAAGCCGGTCCAGCGCATCCTCAAGTACCACCTGCTGCTCCAG GAGATCGCTAAGCATTTTGATGAGGAAGAGGACGGCTTTGAGGTGGTGGAGGATGCCATTGACACCATGACATGCGTGGCCTGGTACATCAACGACATGAAGAGGAGGCACGAACATGCGGTCCGGCTCCAG GAGATTCAGTCTCTGCTCCTCAACTGGACGGGGCCAGACCTGACCACCTACGGGGAGCTCGTCCTGGAGGGCACGTTCCGCGTGCACCGTGTGCGCAGCGAGAAGACCTTCTTCCTCTTCGACAAAGCGCTGCTCGTCACCAAGAAGCGGGGCGGCCACTTTGTCTACAAGAGCCACATCCCG tgTTCCTCCCTGATGCTGATCGAAAGCACCCGAGAGTCCCTGTGCTTCACCGTCACGCATTACAAGCACGGCAAGCAGCAATACAACATCCAG GCCAAAACGGTGGAGGAGAAACGAAGGTGGACTCAccacatcaagaggctcattCTGGACAACCACCATACCACCATCCCCCAGAAG GCCAAAGAAGCCATCTTGGAAATGGATTCCTATT ATCCCAATCGGTACCGCCACAGCCCAGAGCGCCTGAAGAAGGGCTCCCAGGACGACGTGTCCGCCCACGTGCACCAGGGGCGCCGGCAGTCTG AGCCGACCAGACGTCTATTCAGGCAACTCAGTGAGAAAG CCAGAGCCACAAGAGTGAAG CACGCGGGCAGTGTTGGCACGCTCCTGGACTTTGGACAGCCCCCCTGTGCTCGGGGCCTGCAGCTGGAGGCCGAAGGGGCTgcccaggaagagaaggaggaggtgatggaggaggaggaggaggagcaggcctTTCAGGTCTCTCTGGAGGACCTGGCTGGGCACAAAGGCAGCGAGAAGGGGGCCAGGCCAGAGCCCTCAGgctcggaggaggaggaggaggaggaggaggagagcctggcagTGGCGGAGCAGGTAGCCGACTTTGCCAGCTCCCTGCTGGCCGCCCTCCACTGCTGGCACTATCGGGCCAACGCTTTACTTTTCTCCCGGGGCGCTATG GGGAAGGAACGCAGGGAGTCTGAAGAACCCAAGAGCTGCGGGAGGACCAGGAGCCTGTCTCCAACTCCTGAGGAAAAGTGCCTGAACTTTGAGTCTGTTACTTCCCTGCCAGAG GTTGAGCCAGACACCGAGTCTGGGACCGAGCAGGAGGTGTTTGCTTCCGTGGAAGGTCCTAGCGCCGAAGAGATACCCTCAGACACAGAGGCCCCCGAGGTCCTCGAAATGCAACTTGAcccccaccagctgctgctggggCTGGAACCCCCCGATGACATGGCAGAGTTCATGGTTGCCGAGAGCACCGAGGACCCGAAGGCCCTGAGCAGCGAGGACGacgaggaggaggtgggggcctCCCAGGAGCCTGAgagcctcctgcctccctctgtgCTGGACCAGGCCAGCGTCATTGCCGAGTTGTTCGTCAGCAGCGTCTCTCGGCGGAGCAGCCTGGCCCTGGAGGACGGCAAGTCCAGTGGCTTCGGGACCCCAAGGCTGACCAGCCGGAGCAGCAGTATGGTCAGCCTAGACGATGGTGAGAAGGGCCCAGCCCCACGTGGTGGCAGCACAGACTCCCTGGGCTCTCAGCTCCTTCCAGAAGTGGACCTCAGCATTGGGATGGCCGCAGAGAGCGAACCTTCTGTCAATGGGACAGAGGCCCCGGGCCCAGGCTGCCCAGCGGAGCCAGACAGGTCTTCTTGCCCAAAGGAATCGAAGCTTTCCTCTCAAGACCGGCAGTTGCTGGACAGAATCAAGAGGTACTACGAAAATGCAGAGCACCAAGATGCAGGCTTTAGTGTCCGGCGCCGGGAGAGCCTCTCCTTCATCCCCAAAGGGCTCGTGAGAAACTCGGTCTCCAGAATAAACAGCCTTCGCAAGCCAGACCCGGAGCCACAGGCTCCACTGGGGCGCAAGAGACAGGTGGGCTCACGGGTGGCCCTCTTTGACTGCCCAGGACCAGGCCAGGCTGGCGCTGGGGACCCAGCTCCTATCACAGATGCTGAGTTCCGCCCATCCTCGGAAATGGTAAAGATCTGGGAGGGAATGGAGGCTCCCAAGGGGAGCCCTCCGAAGGGGCCGGGCCAAGGCCAGGCCAACGGCTTTGACCTGCATGAGCCCCTGTTTATCCTGGAGGAGCATGAGCTGGCAGCCATCACTGAGGAGTCAGCGGCTGCCTCCCCAGATAGCGCCTCCCCCACCGAGCCCCGCAGCCCCACCCACCTGGCCCGGGAGCTGAAGGAGCTGGTGAGGGAACTGAGCAGTGATGCCCAGGGGAAGCTGGTGACCCCGCTGCACCCCCACATCCTGCAGCTCTCCCACGTGATGGATAGCCACGTGAGCGAGCGAGTCAAGAACAAGGTCTACCAGCTGGCTCGCCAGTACAGTCTCCGGATCAAGAGCAGATCAGTGACGGCCAGGCCTCCGCTGCACTGGGAGAAGGTGGCTTCCACCGTCCCCATGGTGCAGGAGGAGGTTGGCGCACCATCCGGCGGCACAG GTGTGAGCAAGCTGGGGCCACCTCTCTCCAACCACAAGCAGTCCGTGGTCCAGGAGCGCAGACTGCCCAGGCCTGGCTCTTCCAGGGAGATGTCGCCACAGCGTGTCTCCTTCAGCTCCTCGGCCACCAGCCCAAGGACCACCCCACCGGGAGCCTGGCATGGCCCTCGAAGCCCCTTTGACACTGAGACCTTCAACTGGCCTGACGTCCGAGAGCTCTGCTCCAAGTACGCCTCCCTGGACGAGGTGCTCCAGACCAAGGGCGGCTGGCCCAGCAAAGTGCCAGTCAACCGGAGCCGCTCGCTGCCGGAGAACATGAGGGAGCCACAGCTGGCTCCCTCCGGCAGGTTGGGCCGTTGCGGCAGCCTCAAGGCTAGGCGGGCCCCGGTGAGCCCAGAGGCggcccagccccagcctctgGGGGAGTCGCCCCCAAGCGAGCCCGACAGAGGGGAGGCCCTGCATGTCACCGCAGACCTCACGCTGGAGGACAACCGGCGGATGATTGTCATGGAGAAGGGGCCCCTGCCTGGCCCTGCCGCAGGGCTGGAGGCGGCCAGCGGGCAGGGACTGGGCTCTGCAGCCGCCCAGATGGGGAAGGACCAGGAGTTGCAGGAGTCTGCGGAGTATCGGCCTAAGGAAGAGGGTCCCAGGGACCCAGCGGACCGAAGCCAGCAGGGCAGAGTGCGGGACCTGAGGGAGAAATTCCAGGCCTTGAACTCCACAGGTTGA